In a genomic window of Terriglobales bacterium:
- the nusG gene encoding transcription termination/antitermination protein NusG — translation MEAEERKESTVPENGAPPAAEGTGEAAAPAEGAPTPPSNPNMKWYIVHTYSGFERKVKESLESRISAFGLQDKIGRVLIPTEPVTEVRGGKKYTSERMFYPGYVLVEMDLAGFRTGGPGDQVWHLVKNTPRVTGFVGTANDPTPLSDEEVNQIVYRVNIGKDKPKLKVKFEKNESVRITEGPFATFTGVVDEVNEDRETLKVMVTIFGRATPVELEFGQVEKVA, via the coding sequence ATGGAAGCAGAAGAGAGAAAGGAATCGACGGTCCCGGAGAACGGGGCCCCTCCCGCCGCCGAGGGCACGGGCGAGGCTGCGGCTCCGGCCGAGGGCGCGCCGACCCCGCCCTCGAACCCGAACATGAAGTGGTACATCGTCCACACCTACTCGGGGTTCGAGCGCAAGGTGAAGGAGTCGCTGGAGTCGCGTATCAGCGCCTTCGGGCTGCAGGACAAGATCGGGCGGGTGCTCATCCCCACCGAGCCGGTGACGGAGGTGCGCGGCGGCAAGAAGTACACCAGCGAGCGCATGTTCTATCCCGGCTACGTGCTGGTGGAGATGGACCTGGCGGGGTTCCGCACCGGCGGTCCCGGCGACCAGGTCTGGCACCTGGTGAAGAACACGCCCCGGGTGACCGGGTTCGTGGGCACGGCCAACGACCCCACGCCGCTGTCGGACGAAGAAGTCAACCAGATCGTCTACCGGGTGAATATCGGCAAAGACAAGCCCAAGCTCAAGGTTAAGTTTGAGAAGAACGAGTCGGTGCGCATCACCGAGGGCCCGTTCGCGACCTTCACCGGAGTGGTGGACGAGGTGAACGAGGACCGCGAGACGCTCAAGGTCATGGTCACCATCTTCGGGCGCGCGACGCCGGTGGAGCTGGAGTTCGGGCAGGTGGAGAAGGTGGCTTAA
- the rplK gene encoding 50S ribosomal protein L11: protein MAKKVTGQVKLQIAAGKATPAPPVGPALGQAQINIMEFCKQFNARTNARELDGLIIPVVVTVYNDRSFTFITKTPPASILLKRAAGIAKGSGTPNKDKVGKVTEKQVEEIAKQKMPDLNAASLEAAVKSVKGTARSMGIEVTA, encoded by the coding sequence ATGGCGAAGAAGGTAACAGGTCAGGTGAAGTTGCAGATCGCGGCGGGGAAGGCGACCCCGGCGCCGCCGGTGGGTCCCGCGCTGGGCCAGGCGCAGATCAATATCATGGAGTTCTGCAAGCAGTTCAACGCCAGGACCAACGCGCGCGAGCTGGACGGGCTCATCATCCCGGTGGTGGTCACGGTCTATAACGACCGCTCGTTCACCTTCATCACCAAGACGCCCCCGGCGTCCATCCTGCTGAAGCGGGCGGCGGGCATCGCCAAGGGTTCGGGCACCCCCAACAAGGACAAGGTGGGCAAGGTCACGGAGAAGCAGGTGGAGGAGATCGCCAAGCAGAAGATGCCGGACCTGAATGCGGCCAGCCTGGAGGCGGCGGTGAAGAGCGTGAAGGGAACGGCGCGATCCATGGGGATCGAGGTAACGGCGTAG
- the secE gene encoding preprotein translocase subunit SecE, with product MAENGGIASVKSWPQRVKSFYTDVRMEMKKVTTPSFKEVRATSIVVIVAVFLFGLYFFLIDNGISFVVNRVIRYGQTLVR from the coding sequence ATGGCAGAGAATGGCGGAATCGCAAGCGTCAAGTCGTGGCCGCAGCGGGTCAAGAGCTTCTACACCGACGTCCGCATGGAGATGAAGAAGGTGACGACGCCTTCATTCAAGGAAGTGCGTGCCACCAGCATCGTGGTGATCGTGGCGGTGTTCCTGTTCGGCCTCTACTTCTTCCTGATCGACAACGGGATCAGCTTCGTGGTCAACCGGGTCATCAGGTACGGGCAGACACTGGTCCGGTAA
- the rpmG gene encoding 50S ribosomal protein L33, translated as MREIVTLQCSECKNRNYSTMKNKKTTPDRLEFSKFCKKCRKHTPHKEVK; from the coding sequence ATGCGCGAGATCGTGACATTGCAGTGCAGCGAATGCAAGAACCGGAACTACTCGACCATGAAGAACAAGAAGACCACGCCGGACCGTCTCGAGTTCTCCAAGTTCTGCAAGAAGTGCCGCAAGCACACGCCGCACAAAGAGGTCAAATAG
- a CDS encoding EF-Tu/IF-2/RF-3 family GTPase — protein VGEEVEIVGFRETRKTVVTGVEMFKKQLDEGMAGDNAGLLLRGTGKDEVERGMVIAKPGSITPHTKFKAEVYVLSKEEGGRHTPFFKGYRPQFYFRTTDVTGVAELPTGTEMVMPGDNVALTVELITPVAMEKGLRFAIREGGRTVGAGTISEILQ, from the coding sequence GGTGGGCGAGGAAGTGGAGATCGTGGGCTTCCGCGAGACCCGCAAGACGGTGGTGACGGGCGTGGAGATGTTCAAGAAGCAGCTGGACGAGGGCATGGCGGGGGACAACGCCGGGCTCTTGCTGCGCGGCACGGGCAAGGACGAGGTGGAGCGGGGCATGGTGATCGCCAAGCCGGGCTCGATCACGCCCCACACCAAGTTCAAGGCCGAGGTGTACGTGCTGTCGAAGGAAGAAGGGGGACGGCACACGCCGTTCTTCAAGGGCTACCGGCCGCAGTTCTACTTCCGGACCACGGACGTGACCGGGGTGGCGGAGCTGCCCACGGGGACGGAGATGGTGATGCCGGGGGACAACGTGGCCCTGACGGTGGAGCTGATCACCCCGGTGGCCATGGAGAAGGGGCTGCGCTTCGCCATCCGCGAAGGCGGACGCACGGTGGGCGCCGGTACCATCTCGGAGATCCTGCAGTGA